Part of the Amblyomma americanum isolate KBUSLIRL-KWMA chromosome 7, ASM5285725v1, whole genome shotgun sequence genome, AGCCACGCTATGGCCCAGAAAGCAGCAAAAATATATTTCTGCGATTGCTGTGTTTTTATTACTGATTTGGCGTAAAATTATTTTGCATTTTGAAATATCTTCTGCTCTAATAAGCCACCTGGAAACACTGCATGGAAAACCAACATGATCCAAAGCGAGCGAAATCCGAATCCAGCAAACACGGAAGAGCAAACACTGAAGTACCAGGCCCATACAAAAGAAGTTCTACAGTGCCCCATACATAGACGACTCGCCTTTACAGAGAAAGGGCAGTGGACAATCTAGTGCAGCGCACTGCCCTGCATTGTCTGATGCATATTTGTTGCTGTGCTCAATGCCTTGATAGCGCAACATCTGTACGGGCATGTGATCGCCGCGGATAAACAGCTGCGAGTGTAGTTCCGTTTACTGTCCACCTGTGAAACCAGTGCCCGCTTGTGAAGCCCACAGTGCCGCAGCGACATAATGAACGGCCGAAGACGTCACCTGCGCCCTGGCAGGCGTGGTGGCCACCAAGGCGTTGTGCACAGTAGTAGCGGTCAGGACGGGGACGACCCGTTCCACTTACCGGGATTCTATTACGACGCGTCGCTGAAGCGCTACTTTCGACTTACGCCCGGCCAGAACAGGCACAACCCGCTCACGGTGGCCTCTATCGAGGCCAAGCTGTCCGAAAAGAAGTGTAGGGAGGTCGTCGAGGCGAGTCTAAAGCGCTGCAGCAGCGCTGCGTTGCCTCGGAGTTTGAGCCGTGTGCAGACTGGGCAGCTGCGGGGCGACAGTGTGGTCGCTTCGGTGCACCGTACGCGCATGGCGTCACTAAAAAGTACGTTGCATGCGCGAGTGACCGACGGAGAGGAGTGCGTCTTTCTTTCGGGACTGCGCGAGTCGGGAATTGTCGTCGGTGCCTGGGCGACTGAAACCGGAGACGGGCGCCGCGGCACAATTGTACGGAGCGCCGAGATCGGCGGTTCACCGAGTGCCGGCTTGCGAACTATCGCCACACACTCTGAGCACAAGGTGATCCCTATGTTTTAATTTTTCTTACTTGCAACCTGGTGAAAGCGAAACGATCACCTTTAATGGTGCGGTTTCAGCATTCATTAGTGGAGTGTGTGGCTTCTATGAATTGGTATCTGCATTGCATCGCCATGCGCCACACATATTAAGGTCGTTGTTGGAAACCTAATTTTACCGTAATTTTCAGCTGGCCTGAATGAACTGGCTTAAGCGTCTCCCATACAGCACATTCCAATGAATCTTCCACTACTTTGTGGCTGCTGTGCCAACCTACATAATATTATGCAGATATCTGAATTGCCTATAATTATTTTTTCCATGCATGAAATTATCTGCTGCCACACCCATATGTCGTTCTGATTTGTTGTTCACTTTCTAGCTGCGGCAGGTGCGTGTTTTATTCTCTTACAGTATTTTGTGCCCGTATTTATTACTTGCAGGTGGTGGACATAAGCCTCTATCAGTGTCCCAATGGAACAAAGCATGCTGTGTACGCACTTGTGTCCTCGGACTGCATGTCAGGTGTGAGCAGCTCTTTGGAGTCACGCCCTATTAATGGGGCAAACTCGATGCAAACATGGAGCTTTGGTCCTGAGGCTCTGCGCAGCTGTGCCTCTTCAAGTGGTGGACAAATACTGGCTGTTGGCATGGAACGTGGCGTGCGGGCTCTGCGGCCTCAAGACAGTGGACCAGCAGTTGATGTGTGGACGCGCCGTGAGGAGCCACTGAGTCTGGAATTTGCTGGCGATGGCAGCCTGCTTCTCGTGGGAACACACCGCGGCAATGTGATATGCGCTGACTTGCGGGATCAACCACAGTCGAAGCATGCGTACATGATTGCGCTGGGTCGTGGTGTGGTGTCCCTCAGGATGACTGACAGTGGCAGCATGCTGCTGGCAAGTGCCTACGACGGGAAGCTGGTTTCGGTGCGTGGAATTCACTGTAGCATATTTTTCTCCTTATTGTCTTGCATGTTCTGTGCAATGTTACTGGGAATGGATAACGAGAAGTGCAGTCGCGTGCATGCAGCAAACTCTTATGACGTCCCACCCCAACCCCTCTGATAGTTTTAAgttcatagtttttcagtgcaacagcACATAgctaaagaagggaagaagagttatgaacacagcgctgactaacaattCTCATGGTAGTGCTTTAATTGGGCATGTGCCACACAGCACACCTGCCCCCCATAATACAATAAATTACCTTGCCATTAGAAGCCCACCACGGATTGTTTTAAGTGATAGCAAAAAACCCTCGCCAGAGCAAAAGCCCGGGGCAGTCTAGCGTTGTTCAGAAAAATCCTGATTGGCTGGTAGGCAGTGTGGTCACCAGCTCAGAATTGACGACACCATACTAGGTTCATCTGTGTGAAGCATTCACCTGCCAGCCAGCAGGGGGTATATGGAAAGAGCTCAAGGAGAGAAACCTGGATTTCACAAGCCCGGCCAGTCACTTTttgcaaaggcatcaacagcttcaaATGCTACCGCATTTAcaacacataatggaattaggtgtcTCTGTGTTTTCTTGTAATCGAGGAAATACGGTATAAGTGGCGGACAAGTATTTTTTAAGCGTTGTTAGCTGTTAGTCTCCCCCCGACTCCCCACAATGTTATGGTTGTCTTCCACAAGAAATGCCATCAGATAAGGTCGCACGACCCATTACTCCCATTACACATGAACATAGCCCCCTTACACACACATTATCCCGTAAAGAGCTGACACTACAAATTGTTTTACATTACAGGAATGCTCATTCAACATTGTCAAGCCCACAAACTTATTAGCAATAAATTGTCATGGTTACTGAGTCACCATGGCACCTCTCCTTCAGCATTTCGATGGACTACACACTCGTCCTTTCTCATGCAGGTGGATGTTCGGAACCAGCAAGTTGTGCAGGAATTTCATGGTCACTGCAACAATGGTCTGAAGACACCATTGAGCTATTGTGCGGTTGACCGAACAGTTTGCTCGGCAGGTCATGACAGAGCTGTGCGACTATGGAGAGTAGGTGAAGATGAACCCCTGACTGCATTTAAGCCTGGCTCTGGACAGCGCCAGCCCTGGCCATGGTATTCATCAAGCCTCTTCTGTGCAGTGGGCAATGAGTGTCTCACCTTTAGCTGACTGTGATAGAGAGCGGGTGGGCTCAGTGACTGCAAAACATCGTCAGGAGCAAGACTGTCTGTGGTGCTGTGTATGTTTTGGCACTGCTTAAATATCTGATGTGCACGTCTGTTGAACCTCATTGCTGTCTGCTTTGTACATATGCGTGTGTTTAGCAACAGTTGATCTCTGTTTCAGCTGCAGCGGCAACTTAAGGTTTTCATTTTTTGCATAGATTTAAAGGCTGAGCGTGAAGTATCACGTTCACTGTGCAAGACAGAAGCATAACAGTTTGTGATGGATCTACATATGGCTTGCACTTCTCATATGGTGATTGTAAAGAGCACAAAAAGATACAGATGAAAAAACTTTCTTCACAGGTTCCACATTGATATTTAAGTGGTCTGTTAAGGCACTTTTGACAAAGGCAACGGCAAAAGTCGGCAGAGATGCTATGATGATTTATCGGTGAATGAGCATAACAGCTTCCGTGTTACGAAATCTTAGCCACTTACAGCCAGAGACAACGTCGAAAATCGGACACTTTTCTACCAAGGCCCATCTGTTACCGTATTTGTCTACGAGAAACCTACCGAAGCTCACTTTATTTCCATTTTCTGCTACGACGTGCATCCTACAGTGACGCAGCTGCTCAGTGCCaccatgatggctcagtggtcCTCAGCTGCTGATCCAAAAAATGTATCCTGACCattgcggtcgcatttcgattgatgctaggggcccgtgtacagtgcgatgtcttaaagaaccccaggtggtcgaaatctccagagcccttcactacggcgtccctcatagcctgagcaacCTGAGTGCCTGTGCAGCACGCGGGCACAATCCAGCCACGCAGTTCCGGCAGTTGCTGTGGTGGGCGTGATCAGGAAAGGAATTTAAGTAAGAAAAGAACAGCAgccaaagagtgaaaaaaaaaaatgtctcggAGCCTACTTGGGTCTTTCTTCAGGTGTGACTGCAGGCAGTGAGCCACTGGGTCAGGGGGGAATTAAGGGAGTAAGGTAGTGGTTAGCATTCCCTCTGGTCTGCAGAGCCTGGATCCTGCGCGGGCGCGGCTCTGTGTCCAGCTCAGTGTCCAGTCAATCTTGTGGtccatgcctcgcagtgttctgcCACTGCCACTGTGCTTCACTCCCTGTTCATTTGCTTAATGTCAACTTTGTGCTCCTTCATTCTCTTGGGGAAGTTCTTGGTTTCCCCAATGTACCCCAGCACTTCAAGCAGGGGCTATTGTATTTCATGCCTTGAGCCTTTTCTTTCCAGTGATGTCTTTTAGGCAGGGCAGGAGGTGTCCCATGGTGGAAGCTAGTATGTGTGCTGTTTGTGCCCCCTTTTTTTTGAGAATACAGGCCAAGGTTTCACTGATGCCTTTAACATaaggaattgaaaattggttttgaggaaaggaaatggcacagtaactgtggacgcctgaaccgcaccAGCACCATAAgcgaatggataaaggagggagtgaaagaaggaaggaagaaaggtgccgcagtggaggtttctgtagtaatttcgaccacctgggatatTTAACAGGGCCaccatggttgggttcgaacccgggtactccggcctACCGTGGCCGGTGTGAGCATGGCAGTTTTGCGATTTTGCCTTGAAAGTAGGACGGATGGATAAGGCTAAACCCTTTGACCCTTTAAGTCGGGCGGTGGCTCACGCCACTTAGCCATATCTTATGAAATTTCACTCGTCTTGTTTTTAGACACAAATCAGAAgaccttcacttggttacttctacccgcttaaaatctatttttccttcactgtcgttaaagggactatgcaataaattaattgaggctACATAAATCAGACGAGAGATAAGCATTCAATCACTCGTCagcccagtgcaagaatttttgagcgagcctcaataacaaccaagatatagacgacTAAAAATTACGATCCTCCTCTCCCCTTAACTCGTACACATGGGGcccagaaaaaataaagaaaacaggtctgcgactgggccccgcctatgaacatgtcatccgctgacgttcggtttgcaacttccggttgtcgcacccagCGTCCCAGCATCAGCTTCGGCAGCGTCTccgcggtctctcttcgcctttctgGATTGCGGCACGCGTCAAAttcctttgcttgtcgtctgttgtcgCGGACGGAAAAGACACTGcgggtggctccggaactcccgacagaaagagGCGGCAGCAGTAAATTGAAACCGTATGCACGAAGGCAGtgacctggctcgcgcttgccggAGGGGCtcccgcggcggcacgagcagacgactttcacggctaccggaagtgtgcctgtgATGTCggggctgccgtggctccagctaatgacagcgtgtggtggcctgtcGACGTCACTCAACTAGTGACGTCTATTTTAACGATTTTAGTTCAAAAACTCGTCACTACAaaaacaccaatcggcccgcaaattttgaaaaacacggtctttaaaaattcataattgctggctcagttccgaagactcatacttagtgTGAATGCTCCTTAACAttatttctaagcattgaaaacatttacaagcgacttttaattcattgcatagtccctttaaaccccattgctttgaataaatcagacCCGCTGCTTtcaactgtagggtgaagccttttacagaGGAGTATcaggtgttcagccgtttcctcctcctcttaacgtgtctatctcgtggtacctgactcgatatgtcttagtccgcaatacTCCCGTCTTGGTCTCgaataacaaagagcttcccctagaattatcgtagatattttcacatcactttattttccttaaaggagtatagacacctaattttggtggcatgatTTCTTCTTCACAATGATGAGGAAAACTaatacgcatgaatcaccatgtgatttTTGCCTATGaccgataaataatttataatagaattttttctgtcatgctgttttggtttcggtttcaacaaccgaccggtggctatgacgtcaatgagtacttttgtgtcacgtgaggcatggaaaaaagttCATATAATCGCcgcttcatcgttataatttaccgcagtgctgaagccagccttcctcaagaaccGGAATgtcaacgaatgtggaagcagcgattatattggttttttcgtgcctcacgtgacctttaagtgcacgttgacgtcacagtcctcattcggctgttgaaactgaaaccgaaacagcacgaggaagaaatgcgATCATAAATAATTTAGTGGTCGTAAGAGAAtaccaggggcgcgattacggatcagtctcaaaaaactgtctcaatattgagacagtgacgtcaaaatgacgacaccgagaaatgccgaccgccgaatcgaccaatgcggagcaaggaggcggtgggctacgccccgaaaccactaatcgcacgacaagggaccgtagactaatgttttgcagtaaaaacgcagtgaataaaaacgagtaatgttttattttgctaagtaactgtatttcaaacccaacagcaccaagcaaaagaaccagtgttttcctttttgcaattaagtttgctgttcagtcactttttttgccgcgaaggtgtgctgtcagcggtatagcgtgaacatgttagtctgaaaatgaacaaaaacgcaatgaagaaaacaagcaatgttttattttggtagtaaactgtgttgcaatctcaagaacacgagggaaaattagaagcattctcagttttgcaatgaaatttggtgcaggttaacttctcttgccatgagggcgcgctggcagtggcataacgtgaacatggcggcctgcaagaaaacagctgattccatggctagttcctgttttttcgcgtgtcgtctaaaatcaaggtactttgcggatgtcttaagtgcgcagaaaaatctgattgaaggcagtgaatgctacgggcctgccgagatcaacttacaagcagcgctcggctcgaaaatcgacgaagacaactttagtctgtgttctcggtcggcgcctatcgatcaccgagtgacgtgtggttctgtttattttctttagaaaataccagaaaatcatgaatcatcacatagaagcaactgccgacagacaggtgcagctgctgatagattgcaatctcggtgcgggaaatgagagccgacacggcctgcctctgtggcagcactcttctgcctcgtaaccaagtgttgccgcccacatcgggctaagcacttgatgttccgtttgtattttgtagctccgttcggtttatgttcagttgttgccgtagtttcttttttttcctgtgcaagatgcagaaattgtgatgtttatgctccactttgtttagagagaaaggaagcacttgacttgataactttgctattgtcaccgaggagagaacgagcttgttccattaacgttatttactgatcatgtagtagatccagggtcaaccaggaaagaagtggtttgcttgtatagaggctaattgcaactgggcagaaagttgagcaagttcatgtttgctggtacacagcgcttgaaatgcatatgatccagggcagtgatgtgtaatatgttattgtattttgctcagcaggcggagtgatgttggtataattgggtttggtgagggcagtgtttgaagggctttaaatactttgcatagcttctaacatgcacttcccttcaggtcggaagaccactttttttttttttttaattatggtccatcatatctgagacaccctgtatacaggccactccagtttgaaagggaacagccagttgaaaatgactaggacattaaatacctaggcgaaaagtagcttgaaagcagttgcagttatcacacatattatatgatagcacaaggagcttgtccggccattcggcattgtcaccgtctcgtgtcatcatggacaagacttcatagccctgtgttacgcaaaccaagctaggtgtcagttatgggcaATAAccaagtgctcaaaatttcccacaatggagctgcctgtatattcttagagctgtagagcatttccagtaacggtgttgcatgatttgtgattgtaaactaacctctaatcacacaccatcttcttgatgtgtctgtgatgtttacacatctttgtctatcagtgaagatgttctagtcattcagcagtcattgtagtcactgcaccttacaatctttattatgcattgttgtacagcggtttccttgcagtaggtacagcttttagcacagagcgaaacccctagccacacaccattacgctaaaagcttagctttggtatttacactacttatatgtgccaaaatgttttgtagtccggaaaatgcatcatgtacactgtactatgccatatttattgtacaggtagcctctgtatgaaagaaaacatgcactttgaactcaatttttcagattttttttcttaactgcactcagaaatgccatacggtaattgtacatcaaggtaaagtatgcttgtatgtacactgccttttctgcaatagaaacactcgtgtcaaatgctgtgcctaaaaaaataaacgcgcttactgaatgtatgatgcaataaaaaacagctttttgattccaacaagcatcacaaatatttcatgccttattccagcactacacgtttggttcatgcatgttcgtcacacaggtaaagaccacaggcactccaccaagctggaaggagacagcagagaaggggcaggtgggctaacataagcattgacaaaagagagttcaaaatgatgcttttcagaaattgggcgagctgcttcaacaccttttccgtcttcaggaagagactgtgcaacacgctgctgagggactggaagatatactagcaaacacactgaaaatgaagtggcagccggtggggggcacttgtttgtcactgctggcttctcgctgcacacaggttggccaagggcacaaccacatcacacaattgctcacacacttgcagatgtgtgttgtgcaatgacacaaggaaatgacagtggcaacaggggaagagtgcctgatatgactctctatgccagcatggtgagtcgtctctggacgctagattttccatcgcaactgccgctgcaccatccctcggtacgccttcctctggagacgggccgtcctagagaggccaaaagtacagcaccgcatgctcttctcaggaggcaggtgaggagggatcctgtctgtacgaggcagccaccatttagaggtggcccgttgttatctgggtcagaggcagtgtcgcctgcaccctctgctgatatgggcacatccaaacagaggctgtgaagtgcggCACGTGCggtgatgcgcactgtccacttccactgtcactggtgcatccggtgcccttgaaagcaacagaagcagctcttcgctcagccacaaattgtgtgaaagcatgtggcgtgttgtacaggccttctgctgagtcaggtctgtaatgtcatgcaactggtgcaggcagccatggctccagtgggtagacatagtctcctgcataacaaaaaatgatgcagctaagcatgtcctttctcagtgatctcaacagcattacaggacactctgctatacagtagaaaactcacgccaagtagcccacatccaggctttgctgaatatgacattcaagagcatacatacatgcaggatttatatgtataagtgagcactactgtaaggtcagtcttttaccaccatattcatataaatgatgcgctatgattgcctacaaaacacaagcactgtcaggtgcattttgctttggtttcttcaacaggaaaggctatgcatttcaacaatgtaatatgtgtcctgtgcttctgctgcaattatatttaacaaaaggaaagggtggcaatacactgtatcatactgtaaagtgtctgcatttgtgtaactgtccagactgattcttgtagctttagcagatccggccaaatgcatagtgctggagctcaatagatgtgactgagttcgcccgacgggtgacacggctattttactgcttacccagaaaaaaaatcaccgtcgtccagcaggccttcctccgcctaggaatgccgccagacaaacgcgtcgcggaaggatccgggtcagcgcgagtccacggccaggatgcacatgttcgcgccacagatctgagaaaaaacaagcacagcccgtactcactctcgctgccgaggcccgcacttgtagctcatgcacttgtagcacttgaactcatgcggtcaaaaacagtggccgaggtatactcactattacgtccgcagcgtagaaccgcttgcggctcgttcgcagcactgcccccagactccttgatagtgatgagtgcccaatcgacacacccgccggacgacgccggagatgctgccgc contains:
- the LOC144098993 gene encoding DDB1- and CUL4-associated factor 4-like, translating into MNGRRRHLRPGRRGGHQGVVHSSSGQDGDDPFHLPGFYYDASLKRYFRLTPGQNRHNPLTVASIEAKLSEKKCREVVEASLKRCSSAALPRSLSRVQTGQLRGDSVVASVHRTRMASLKSTLHARVTDGEECVFLSGLRESGIVVGAWATETGDGRRGTIVRSAEIGGSPSAGLRTIATHSEHKVVDISLYQCPNGTKHAVYALVSSDCMSGVSSSLESRPINGANSMQTWSFGPEALRSCASSSGGQILAVGMERGVRALRPQDSGPAVDVWTRREEPLSLEFAGDGSLLLVGTHRGNVICADLRDQPQSKHAYMIALGRGVVSLRMTDSGSMLLASAYDGKLVSVDVRNQQVVQEFHGHCNNGLKTPLSYCAVDRTVCSAGHDRAVRLWRVGEDEPLTAFKPGSGQRQPWPWYSSSLFCAVGNECLTFS